A stretch of Lathyrus oleraceus cultivar Zhongwan6 chromosome 6, CAAS_Psat_ZW6_1.0, whole genome shotgun sequence DNA encodes these proteins:
- the LOC127094797 gene encoding uncharacterized protein LOC127094797 — MTFDRRGIHCYKLLEPQLKVLKGLGVRMILEKKEEFNKAYGNLLGILNTEVNTINVHTLMQFYDPPLRCFTFQEYQLAPTMEEYSYILGIRIKNRVPFVCTKELPKSHIIVEAIHLEKKVVELKLKLKRGIHTTFADVGRWMAFNAILALLIYGIVLFPNIEDFMDLAVIHIFLTKNLVPTFLANTYYSIHVRTQKKKGTVICCIPLLSYDNVKLILNYGDFPNVPLIGTKGGINYNHRLELRQLGYPMVDKPESKHVEDFVLYEWVDNPELLKKIIKAWREICPQGTTEMGKKNCIAKKAYTRWVKDMVKEILLSFPSEPSMSIKPSKLNVNPIS, encoded by the exons ATGACTTTTGACAGAAGAGGCATTCACTGTTACAAGCTTTTGGAACCGCAATTGAAGGTTTTGAAAGGACTAGGGGTACGTATGATTCTTGAAAAAAAAGAGGAGTTCAATAAAGCTTATGGAAATCTCCTAGGAATTCTCAATACTGAAGTCAACACCATAAATGTGCACACTCTTATGCAATTTTATGACCCTCCACTAAGATGTTTCACCTTTCAAGAGTATCAGTTAGCACCTACTATGGAAGAATACTCTTATATTTTGGGGATTAGGATTAAGAATCGGGTTCCTTTTGTATGCACTAAAGAGCTCCCAAAATCTCATATTATTGTTGAAGCCATCCATCTGGAGAAGAAGGTAGTGGAGCTTAAACTCAAGCTTAAGCGTGGAATTCATACTACTTTTGCCGATGTTGGAAGATGGATGGCTTTCAATGCTATTCTAGCTTTACTCATATATGGGATTGTATTGTTCCCTAATATTGAAGACTTCATGGATCTGGCAGTTATCCATATATTTCTAACCAAGAATCTTGTTCCTACTTTTCTTGCTAATACTTACTACTCTATCCACGTGAGGACTCAAAAGAAGAAAGGAACCGTCATATGTTGTATTCCTTTGCT AAGCTACGATAATGTCAAACTCATCCTCAACTATGGTGATTTCCCTAACGTACCCCTTATCGGTACAAAAGGTGGAATCAACTACAATCATAGATTGGAACTACGTCAGTTGGGATACCCAATGGTGGACAAACCTGAGTCCAAGCATGTGGAAGATTTTGTCTTATACGAATGGGTCGACAATCCAGAGTTACTCAAGAAAATTATCAAGGCTTGGAGAGAGATATGTCCTCAAGGAACAACTGAAATGGGTAAGAAGAACTGTATAGCCAAGAAAGCTTACACTCGATGGGTTAAGGATATGGTTAAAGAGATTTTGTTGTCGTTTCCATCAGAGCCATCTATGAGCATCAAGCCTTCCAAACTCAATGTTAATCCTATCTCTTAA